A single window of uncultured Methanospirillum sp. DNA harbors:
- a CDS encoding AIR synthase-related protein, whose amino-acid sequence MDVEGYVRRNMKSGRAEAEIIRDLSSRIREIKSVSQEYAEQFAHAVITEVKNTSGLTSDLLSCTEAGVAMGEFGVGSRGTGDFYAHRKIAEIIGKTGANVGVDEMDDAGVVEAGGRYIISTVDGMHSRLSDFPFLAGFHVTRATLRDCYVMGAKPVMLFSDIHVADDGDVSKIFDYTAGITTVGEVMQVPLVSGSTLRIGGDMVIGERLTGCVGCVGVADHITARREARPGDILLMTEGAGGGTIATTALYYGFPDIVDRTINLQFLKGADSLLKSDVLHQIHAMTDVTNGGLRGDIFEMAETAGCRFIVEEEQVLGLVDPVVRTMLEELEIDPLGVSLDAMLVVAPEETIREVKGVLEEAGVRTAEIGRVEKGNAEPVLIRDGKETEFRPRFREAAYTPLKKLVDKESRDFEEMCAGVDRAATAAMSKKNRMIERIGRLHK is encoded by the coding sequence ATGGATGTTGAAGGCTATGTCCGGCGAAATATGAAATCCGGCCGGGCAGAGGCTGAAATAATCAGGGATCTCTCATCACGAATCCGTGAGATCAAATCTGTATCCCAGGAATATGCAGAGCAGTTTGCGCATGCTGTCATCACCGAAGTAAAGAATACCAGCGGTCTTACCAGTGACCTTCTCAGCTGCACTGAAGCAGGTGTGGCGATGGGAGAATTCGGTGTAGGTTCACGAGGGACCGGAGATTTTTATGCACACCGCAAGATCGCTGAGATCATCGGAAAGACCGGGGCAAATGTCGGAGTCGATGAGATGGATGATGCCGGCGTTGTCGAGGCAGGTGGGAGATATATCATCAGCACCGTGGACGGGATGCACTCACGTCTCAGTGATTTCCCGTTCCTTGCCGGATTTCATGTGACCAGGGCAACACTTCGCGACTGTTATGTGATGGGTGCAAAGCCGGTGATGCTTTTTTCAGACATCCATGTCGCTGACGACGGTGATGTCTCAAAGATATTTGACTACACTGCCGGAATCACAACCGTTGGAGAGGTGATGCAGGTCCCGCTTGTGTCAGGATCTACCCTGCGGATAGGCGGTGATATGGTCATCGGAGAACGTCTCACCGGTTGTGTCGGATGTGTCGGGGTTGCTGATCATATCACCGCCCGCAGGGAGGCAAGACCTGGAGACATCCTGTTGATGACTGAAGGGGCAGGAGGAGGAACCATCGCAACCACCGCCCTGTATTACGGATTTCCTGACATCGTGGACAGGACCATCAACCTCCAGTTCCTCAAAGGTGCCGATTCCCTGCTGAAAAGCGATGTGCTTCATCAGATTCACGCGATGACCGATGTGACCAACGGGGGACTCAGAGGAGATATCTTCGAGATGGCAGAGACAGCAGGATGTCGGTTCATCGTCGAGGAAGAACAGGTCCTGGGACTGGTTGATCCGGTTGTCAGAACGATGCTCGAAGAACTGGAGATCGATCCCCTTGGTGTATCGCTCGACGCAATGCTGGTGGTCGCTCCTGAAGAGACTATTCGCGAGGTTAAGGGTGTATTAGAGGAGGCAGGTGTCAGAACTGCAGAGATCGGTCGGGTTGAGAAGGGTAATGCAGAACCAGTTCTTATCAGAGATGGTAAGGAGACAGAGTTCAGACCACGGTTCAGAGAGGCAGCATACACTCCCCTTAAAAAACTGGTAGACAAGGAGAGCCGTGACTTTGAAGAGATGTGTGCAGGAGTTGACCGGGCAGCTACAGCAGCAATGTCAAAGAAGAACCGGATGATCGAAAGGATCGGAAGACTCCACAAATAA
- a CDS encoding helicase HerA-like domain-containing protein, translating to MADPLLIAKGGTDVTILPEMINRHGLIAGATGTGKTVTLRVIVESLSRIGVPVFLADIKGDLSGIAMEGGGNPKIDERIKKLGLTGFSYAGYPVIFRDLFGENGHPVRTTISELGPLLLGRILDLNETQAGVLSIIFRVADDNGLLLLDLKDLRAMVTYVSDHAVEIKGTYGNVSTSSTGAIQRALLALEDQGADRFFGEPALEIDDLIRTADGKGVINLFAAEKLMQSPKLYSTFLLWLLSELYEQLHEAGDLEKPKFVFFFDEAHLLFKDAPKALEEKIVQIVRLIRSKGVGIYFITQSPSDIPEDVLGQLGNKVQHALRATTPNEEKAVRTAARSFRQNPAFETEKAISELGIGEALVSILDKQGSPTPVERAFIVPPTSRLSPLSPEERKKIMAASPDAGKYDTPVDRESAYEKLAARTEAVREEPAMTQRKNSSEKFQKEPVRKTTPRSRKEDQPAEIVGDIAVSVARSIGTQVGRELVRGLLGSLGGTKRR from the coding sequence ATGGCAGATCCACTTCTGATAGCAAAGGGAGGGACTGATGTCACAATCCTCCCTGAGATGATCAACCGGCACGGTCTGATAGCAGGGGCAACCGGTACAGGCAAGACCGTGACCCTCCGTGTGATCGTTGAGAGTCTCAGCAGGATCGGTGTGCCGGTCTTTCTTGCCGATATTAAGGGAGACCTGTCCGGCATCGCAATGGAGGGAGGGGGAAATCCAAAGATCGATGAACGGATCAAAAAACTTGGTCTCACCGGCTTTTCATATGCAGGATACCCGGTGATTTTCAGGGACCTGTTCGGCGAGAACGGTCATCCGGTCAGAACCACCATTTCAGAACTGGGCCCGCTCCTGCTCGGCCGCATCCTGGATCTGAATGAGACCCAGGCCGGTGTTCTCTCTATCATCTTCCGGGTTGCTGATGACAACGGGCTCCTCCTTCTTGATCTCAAGGATCTCAGGGCAATGGTAACATATGTATCAGACCATGCTGTGGAGATCAAGGGAACATACGGCAATGTCAGTACCAGTTCGACCGGGGCTATTCAGCGTGCTCTTCTTGCACTTGAGGATCAGGGTGCAGACCGGTTCTTTGGCGAGCCGGCACTTGAGATTGATGATCTGATCAGAACTGCGGATGGGAAAGGGGTGATCAATCTCTTTGCTGCGGAAAAACTGATGCAGTCCCCGAAACTGTACTCTACATTTTTACTCTGGCTTCTCTCTGAACTCTATGAGCAGCTGCATGAGGCAGGTGATCTTGAAAAACCGAAGTTTGTCTTCTTCTTTGACGAGGCACATCTGCTCTTCAAGGATGCACCAAAAGCCCTCGAAGAGAAGATCGTCCAGATTGTCAGACTCATCAGATCCAAAGGGGTCGGGATCTATTTCATCACCCAGAGTCCGTCAGATATCCCTGAAGATGTGCTCGGACAACTAGGAAACAAGGTCCAGCATGCACTCAGGGCAACAACCCCGAATGAAGAGAAGGCAGTCAGAACAGCTGCCAGGTCGTTCAGGCAGAACCCGGCATTTGAGACAGAGAAAGCGATATCAGAGCTGGGAATAGGGGAGGCACTTGTATCCATCCTCGATAAACAGGGCTCACCAACGCCTGTAGAACGGGCTTTCATTGTACCTCCGACAAGCCGTTTATCACCTCTTTCACCTGAAGAGAGGAAGAAGATCATGGCTGCTTCTCCAGATGCCGGGAAGTACGATACTCCGGTTGACCGGGAATCTGCGTATGAAAAACTGGCTGCACGAACAGAGGCTGTACGCGAGGAGCCGGCTATGACACAGCGCAAGAACTCTTCAGAAAAATTCCAGAAAGAACCTGTACGAAAAACAACACCACGAAGCAGGAAAGAAGATCAGCCTGCTGAAATCGTAGGGGACATCGCTGTTTCTGTTGCAAGGAGCATAGGTACCCAAGTGGGCAGGGAACTTGTCAGGGGGCTTCTCGGATCACTTGGCGGGACAAAAAGAAGATGA
- a CDS encoding tetratricopeptide repeat protein — protein sequence MGVLPPQDEPIEVVKEEERRLFEPISVDHEIPGELEETDTRFISSTIPEELAGFLEPSEGEAKPVPDVNPYLTTARQLILEHEWDKASPFITMSLNLNADDGTAWLYKGIVELYLNQGDESDRSLQRAATYEKTSNTAHYYLAYLRYRTGNYADSLIQLSEVLQKNPAHARSRFLSGLCKVYLQQYNDAFDDLEILVTDNPRNVRALLLMAYCRIRTQRYPDAISLLDQLLEQHEHHVPAWEMKSRALLSEGRYSEAVTSARRLLSLSPHNHIALYVRSMGYIKQGLYEEGLYSAHEMTTSEPLQSTGWTLMGLAYMGLDKYQDALKRFDRSLLLNPHDEQVTSYRVQALRKLKRYGDLLQFYSHVTEENPDDLRAWYNKGVLLHRVGKLEEAVQCYDRVISRNPHEYRAILNRGRALKSLHQNSEAIRSFQQAISVHADSADAWYHLGQIYTVLVRLREALTSFDQALAIKPDFVKALVWKAHVMDELGMKQEAFQTMSKARRLDPSVTGKIKSRLVHD from the coding sequence ATGGGTGTGCTTCCTCCTCAGGATGAACCGATAGAGGTAGTAAAAGAAGAAGAGCGGCGTCTGTTTGAACCAATATCAGTTGATCATGAGATACCCGGTGAACTTGAAGAGACTGACACCCGCTTTATCTCCAGTACAATACCTGAGGAGCTTGCCGGCTTTCTTGAACCTTCTGAAGGCGAAGCAAAGCCGGTACCCGATGTAAATCCCTATCTTACAACTGCGAGACAACTCATCCTTGAGCATGAGTGGGATAAGGCATCGCCATTCATCACGATGAGTCTCAACCTGAATGCTGATGATGGCACAGCCTGGTTATACAAAGGAATTGTTGAGTTGTATCTGAACCAGGGGGATGAATCAGATCGCAGCCTCCAGCGTGCAGCAACCTACGAAAAAACCAGCAACACAGCACATTACTATCTGGCATACCTTAGGTACCGGACTGGGAACTATGCAGACTCCCTCATACAGCTTTCTGAAGTACTTCAGAAGAATCCTGCACATGCCCGCTCAAGGTTTCTCTCCGGTCTTTGCAAGGTGTACCTGCAGCAGTACAATGATGCATTTGATGATCTCGAGATCCTTGTCACTGATAATCCGCGAAATGTCCGTGCCCTGCTCCTCATGGCATACTGCAGGATCAGGACACAGAGGTATCCTGATGCCATATCACTGCTGGATCAACTTCTGGAGCAACATGAACATCATGTTCCTGCATGGGAGATGAAGTCCCGTGCCCTCCTTAGTGAAGGCCGGTACTCAGAGGCAGTCACATCTGCAAGACGGCTTTTATCGCTCTCTCCTCATAATCACATCGCTCTCTATGTGCGAAGCATGGGATATATCAAACAGGGCCTGTATGAGGAGGGTCTCTATTCTGCACACGAGATGACAACATCTGAGCCACTGCAGAGTACCGGTTGGACCCTGATGGGTCTTGCCTATATGGGACTCGATAAATATCAGGATGCCTTGAAACGGTTTGATCGATCCCTGCTCCTGAACCCCCATGATGAACAGGTCACCTCATACCGTGTTCAGGCTCTGCGAAAACTGAAACGGTACGGGGATCTGCTCCAGTTTTATTCACATGTAACCGAAGAGAACCCTGACGACCTGAGGGCATGGTATAACAAGGGCGTGCTACTCCACCGGGTAGGTAAGTTGGAAGAGGCTGTCCAGTGTTATGATCGGGTAATCTCCCGCAATCCACATGAATACCGAGCCATCCTGAACCGGGGGAGAGCTCTGAAATCACTGCACCAGAACTCTGAAGCAATACGATCGTTTCAGCAGGCGATTTCAGTTCATGCTGACAGTGCAGATGCCTGGTATCATCTCGGGCAGATCTATACGGTCCTTGTAAGGCTCAGGGAGGCACTCACAAGTTTTGACCAGGCACTGGCGATCAAGCCGGACTTTGTAAAAGCCCTTGTCTGGAAAGCCCATGTGATGGATGAGTTAGGGATGAAACAAGAGGCATTCCAGACCATGAGTAAGGCACGGCGTCTTGATCCAAGTGTAACCGGAAAGATCAAGAGCAGACTTGTTCATGACTAA
- a CDS encoding tetratricopeptide repeat protein, whose product MGLDDSFHEGMKAFRDGRYQEAIEILQKAVATNEQNHKAWNALGVTYSKLGQLEEALTCYENALKYDPGNLSYEQNRDQIVTKAFKKISPPEEDRKMDHQPEGLSALTIPYQKFLIPAVVLIFVATLAVYLLIIPSFFGSHSPSPSHPITPVPTVVPDETSVPSENETQAGISNETVSGNEPDPSNLAGGLQPTLVISGDLNGKYTKGLSELTFTIVLTDGSQPQYLPRVSYLWAAGTMDPVTVLPANPASGTIKPGDEQEVTLQIPAEQQPRGGEKFTLEIRPPTGQPATYTTSLPDNYRGGIIANPSPGYSGSSSAVASQSGEATSNLAVEGSINGFYSGELQEFSLTLREQATGSPQDMNRITYMFSVNDGTPVKLTKVLPASGTINPGEQQLITLSIPEDSRPRAGDTFTLDIKPDNGPSVQVRKALSSAYKGGVIS is encoded by the coding sequence ATGGGATTAGATGATTCATTTCATGAAGGGATGAAAGCCTTTCGTGATGGGCGATATCAGGAAGCCATAGAGATACTGCAGAAAGCTGTTGCAACAAACGAACAGAATCACAAGGCATGGAATGCTCTGGGTGTTACGTATTCAAAGCTTGGCCAGTTGGAAGAGGCCCTTACCTGCTATGAGAATGCCCTCAAATATGATCCCGGTAATCTCTCATACGAACAGAACCGCGATCAGATCGTTACAAAAGCATTCAAAAAGATTAGTCCGCCTGAAGAGGACCGAAAGATGGATCACCAGCCAGAAGGGCTGAGCGCCCTTACGATCCCATATCAGAAGTTCCTCATCCCGGCTGTTGTACTCATCTTTGTGGCAACTCTTGCGGTCTATCTGCTCATCATCCCCTCGTTCTTCGGCAGTCACAGCCCATCCCCTTCCCATCCGATCACCCCGGTTCCCACAGTTGTTCCTGATGAGACATCAGTTCCATCAGAAAATGAAACACAGGCCGGTATCTCAAATGAGACTGTGTCAGGGAATGAACCTGATCCTTCCAATTTGGCCGGTGGTCTTCAGCCAACCCTTGTTATCAGCGGTGATCTGAATGGAAAATATACCAAAGGGCTTTCAGAACTGACCTTCACGATTGTTCTGACTGATGGCAGTCAGCCCCAGTACCTGCCACGTGTCAGTTATCTCTGGGCAGCCGGTACCATGGATCCGGTGACTGTACTTCCGGCAAACCCGGCATCAGGTACCATCAAGCCAGGGGATGAACAGGAGGTCACGTTGCAGATTCCAGCCGAACAGCAGCCGCGTGGTGGGGAGAAGTTCACCCTTGAGATCCGGCCACCCACAGGGCAGCCTGCAACCTATACAACATCTCTTCCAGATAATTACCGTGGCGGGATTATTGCAAATCCTTCACCCGGATATTCAGGATCTTCTTCGGCCGTCGCCTCTCAGTCTGGTGAGGCTACCTCCAATCTTGCTGTTGAAGGATCAATAAACGGGTTTTACTCAGGAGAACTCCAGGAGTTCTCGCTTACTCTTCGTGAACAGGCTACCGGATCACCCCAGGACATGAACCGGATCACCTACATGTTCTCTGTTAATGATGGAACACCGGTAAAGCTCACCAAGGTTCTGCCTGCATCAGGAACGATCAACCCTGGTGAACAGCAACTGATCACGTTGAGTATTCCTGAAGACTCACGCCCACGTGCAGGAGACACCTTTACCCTCGATATTAAACCTGATAACGGTCCGTCAGTCCAGGTCAGGAAAGCCCTTTCTTCTGCGTACAAAGGTGGAGTAATCTCATAA
- a CDS encoding S8 family serine peptidase has translation MVDPSASPSSSTTAALTREMELLGQIRFDSQNRSEVHVTLTLVQDSSLINVTRYLNESRADPGFGLMTGWVRTDRISNLSSLPEVREIHTVLSPVSSGMILPTKLSRTSGADNHLNQTPENSSVLSAETSDPADPTGIGMRTFASETAWKGKLSTDLVQLLDDHYLSPGQSSGNAADLMRATGELRGSKGNQSEVMVTTSLSLGSSVEPIQSFFSNAGTDSRYGRVSGWLSIQNLSRLAREPAVLSIMSQLPAFTSYVTTEGDDILHTCEIRNTTNLSGKGVKVGIISDGVTSLDAVVAAGELPSNIHVLSNKIGGDEGSAMLQVVHDIAPDAELYFSDRGSSQIEFVQAMDRLISDGCRIICDDITYVEPFFEDGYIARNIRDRILSYDILYITSAGNFAREHYQAPFSGYMNQGYLWHDFNGANGSKDLKFTAPPHSAGHVILQWDDRFSESSNNYDLFLYNDEMREIGRSVKIQDGDDDPMEYCRFVNENDFSKDFYVRVVQAGGENRTIELYVLPLGGSQVLMDPCVPEDSMFGQQAVPEAISVGAVIPDLNKTAVEPYSSRGPITIKYPAPELRQKPELSAPDNILVSTGKGILGSFSGTSASAPHIAGMSALLWEANTELKADEVKRRLLNATPSSATGWHPDTGFGVPDARLLIPAGQTVNRSSDPCPIVNDSRLSKPREMEQPETLALYAGWNMISIPFPLKEGNNTGIIFSSVNTTSHTIWRYSPDTRHWDPVGTGDLLHQMDVIWVHAANRTDISLTYDDDRRNMTARHLSVGWNPLGIPGRSTLTASDLLAPLGSSWSYVLVYDSREQQFRQVIVNGGTGAYSDARLLYPTEGFWIYMNSPGIIIP, from the coding sequence TTGGTCGATCCATCTGCCTCTCCCTCAAGCAGTACCACTGCAGCCCTGACCCGGGAGATGGAACTCCTTGGCCAGATCAGGTTTGATTCACAGAACCGATCAGAAGTTCATGTTACCCTCACTCTGGTTCAGGACAGTTCTCTCATCAACGTCACCCGGTACCTGAATGAGTCGAGAGCAGATCCCGGTTTCGGCCTGATGACCGGATGGGTACGAACCGATCGGATCTCCAATCTCTCGTCCCTCCCTGAAGTCAGGGAAATACATACCGTCCTTTCGCCTGTCAGTTCAGGAATGATACTACCAACGAAACTGTCACGTACATCTGGTGCTGATAACCATCTGAACCAGACGCCCGAGAATTCTTCAGTACTATCAGCGGAGACGTCGGATCCGGCAGACCCTACAGGTATCGGCATGAGAACGTTTGCATCAGAGACCGCATGGAAAGGAAAACTCTCAACCGATCTGGTTCAACTCCTCGATGATCACTATCTCTCTCCCGGTCAGTCGTCGGGCAATGCGGCAGACCTGATGCGGGCAACCGGAGAACTCAGGGGTTCAAAAGGGAATCAGAGCGAGGTGATGGTCACAACCAGTTTGAGTTTAGGATCATCTGTTGAACCAATCCAGTCCTTCTTCAGCAATGCAGGGACCGACAGCCGGTATGGCAGGGTTTCAGGCTGGCTGAGTATCCAGAATCTCTCACGGCTTGCACGAGAACCTGCAGTCCTCTCCATCATGTCACAACTCCCTGCCTTTACGTCATATGTCACCACCGAAGGGGATGACATTCTTCATACCTGTGAAATTAGGAACACAACGAATCTTTCAGGTAAGGGAGTGAAGGTTGGTATCATTTCAGATGGCGTAACCAGTCTTGATGCAGTGGTTGCCGCCGGAGAGCTGCCCTCAAACATACATGTACTCAGTAACAAGATTGGGGGTGACGAGGGGAGTGCGATGCTCCAGGTTGTGCATGATATCGCCCCTGATGCAGAACTCTACTTCTCTGATCGTGGTTCAAGTCAGATCGAGTTTGTGCAGGCCATGGATCGTCTGATCAGTGACGGGTGCAGGATCATCTGCGATGACATCACCTATGTTGAGCCGTTCTTTGAAGACGGGTACATCGCCCGTAATATCAGAGACCGGATTCTCTCGTATGACATATTGTATATCACGTCTGCCGGTAACTTTGCCCGGGAGCACTACCAGGCACCATTCAGCGGATACATGAACCAGGGATATCTCTGGCATGATTTCAATGGTGCAAACGGCTCGAAGGATCTGAAGTTTACTGCTCCACCACATTCGGCAGGCCATGTAATTCTTCAGTGGGATGACCGGTTCTCTGAATCATCAAATAATTACGATCTCTTCCTCTACAACGATGAGATGAGGGAGATTGGGAGAAGTGTAAAGATTCAGGATGGGGATGATGACCCGATGGAGTATTGCCGGTTTGTAAACGAGAACGACTTCTCAAAAGACTTCTATGTCAGGGTTGTCCAGGCAGGAGGAGAGAACCGGACGATCGAACTGTATGTTCTGCCTCTTGGGGGAAGCCAGGTCTTGATGGATCCCTGCGTCCCTGAAGACTCGATGTTCGGTCAGCAGGCTGTTCCTGAAGCGATATCGGTGGGAGCAGTGATTCCCGATCTGAATAAAACTGCAGTTGAACCGTACTCCTCTCGTGGTCCGATCACGATAAAGTACCCTGCACCTGAACTCAGACAGAAGCCTGAACTCTCTGCGCCTGATAACATCCTTGTGAGCACGGGAAAGGGAATTCTCGGATCATTCTCCGGGACAAGTGCTTCTGCCCCTCATATTGCAGGCATGAGTGCCCTGCTCTGGGAGGCAAATACTGAACTGAAGGCAGATGAGGTGAAACGCAGACTCCTTAATGCCACTCCGTCTTCTGCCACAGGGTGGCACCCGGACACCGGGTTTGGAGTGCCTGATGCCCGCCTCCTTATTCCTGCCGGGCAGACAGTAAACCGGTCTTCAGACCCCTGCCCTATTGTAAATGACTCCCGCCTGTCAAAGCCGAGAGAGATGGAGCAGCCTGAAACTCTTGCGTTGTACGCGGGGTGGAACATGATCTCAATCCCCTTTCCACTCAAAGAAGGGAACAATACCGGGATTATTTTTTCGAGTGTGAATACGACAAGCCATACCATCTGGCGGTACTCCCCTGATACCCGGCACTGGGATCCGGTGGGGACCGGAGATCTCCTTCACCAGATGGACGTGATCTGGGTTCATGCGGCGAACAGGACTGACATCTCCCTTACCTATGATGATGACCGTAGAAACATGACTGCACGTCACCTTTCTGTAGGATGGAACCCGCTGGGTATCCCGGGAAGAAGCACCCTCACGGCATCAGATCTTCTCGCTCCTCTTGGATCATCCTGGTCATATGTTCTGGTTTATGATTCAAGGGAACAGCAGTTCCGCCAGGTGATTGTAAACGGCGGAACTGGTGCCTATTCAGATGCCCGGCTTCTCTATCCCACAGAAGGTTTCTGGATTTATATGAACAGTCCTGGTATTATCATTCCCTGA